Proteins encoded in a region of the Isosphaeraceae bacterium EP7 genome:
- a CDS encoding tetratricopeptide repeat protein: METISNRCPRDFLSRRARWIVVAVGMVLALAAVGVWHLGEIPARTTARAARRAVADSQFDEADATLGRWLLMRPRSAEAYYLKARVALARKKPQEAVAGLAAARALGYPAAPLDRLDAIIRANAGRHAEAEPVLRRVLEESKAPDPEAAEALARVYLETYRFQDAAVVIDRWMRDAPDDAKPYLWRTEVNSRLKKDSIAQIRDYRAALDRDPTLDRARLGLAGELRLAGRHAEAASVYDSYIDRNPDEPAGHLGAGLVALDRGDDASAILHLDRTLELAPVNSAALSARAAIAVRRREDTAALDLLDRAVRITPHDVEIRHRRGLCLARLGRRDEARAEQVVAARLREDAQRLGKLQLALVTNPGDLGLQGEIAHWMIEHGHEEEGIRWARKILDERPNDLEANRMMVEYHERGGSPGLANYYRLQAKETPPPK; encoded by the coding sequence ATGGAGACCATCTCGAACCGTTGCCCTCGGGACTTCCTCTCCCGTCGCGCCCGTTGGATCGTCGTGGCCGTCGGGATGGTCCTCGCACTTGCCGCGGTCGGAGTCTGGCACCTCGGGGAGATCCCGGCGCGTACCACGGCGAGGGCCGCGCGACGTGCGGTCGCCGACAGTCAATTTGACGAGGCGGATGCGACGCTCGGGCGCTGGCTGCTGATGCGGCCGAGGTCGGCGGAGGCCTACTATCTCAAAGCCCGGGTCGCGCTGGCCCGGAAGAAGCCCCAGGAGGCGGTCGCGGGTCTGGCTGCTGCCCGGGCGCTGGGATATCCGGCCGCGCCTCTGGATCGGCTCGACGCCATCATTCGCGCCAATGCCGGTCGGCATGCTGAGGCCGAGCCGGTCCTCAGGCGCGTCCTGGAGGAGTCCAAGGCGCCCGACCCGGAGGCCGCCGAGGCCCTGGCCCGGGTCTATCTCGAGACCTATCGATTCCAGGATGCCGCCGTCGTGATTGACCGCTGGATGCGCGATGCGCCGGACGACGCGAAACCCTACCTCTGGCGGACTGAGGTGAATTCGCGACTCAAGAAGGACTCGATCGCCCAGATCCGGGATTATCGTGCGGCCCTGGATCGAGATCCGACCCTCGATCGGGCTCGCCTCGGCCTGGCCGGCGAGCTTCGCCTGGCCGGGCGTCACGCCGAGGCCGCGTCGGTCTATGACTCTTACATCGACCGCAATCCCGACGAGCCCGCCGGACACCTCGGCGCCGGGCTCGTCGCGTTGGACCGGGGGGACGACGCTTCGGCGATCCTCCATCTCGACCGGACGCTGGAACTGGCCCCGGTGAACTCCGCCGCACTCTCGGCGCGGGCGGCGATCGCGGTCCGTCGGCGCGAAGACACCGCCGCGTTGGACTTGCTGGATCGGGCCGTCCGCATCACCCCCCACGATGTCGAGATTCGCCATCGTCGCGGGCTCTGCCTCGCCCGGCTCGGACGACGCGACGAGGCACGGGCGGAGCAGGTGGTGGCGGCGCGCCTCAGGGAGGACGCCCAGCGATTGGGCAAGCTCCAGTTAGCGTTGGTCACGAATCCCGGAGACCTGGGACTCCAGGGTGAGATCGCGCACTGGATGATCGAGCACGGCCACGAGGAGGAAGGAATCCGCTGGGCCAGGAAGATCCTCGACGAGCGGCCCAACGACCTAGAGGCCAATCGCATGATGGTCGAATATCACGAGCGGGGCGGCAGTCCAGGACTGGCGAATTACTACAGGCTCCAGGCCAAAGAGACCCCGCCCCCGAAATGA
- a CDS encoding SGNH/GDSL hydrolase family protein, with the protein MSFLALVLVSPHAGGADFALRDGDTVVFLGDSITAARTYGKVVENYTLLRFPDRKVRFLNAGWGGDTAAGGLKRLDRDVFARGATVLIVAYGVNDIGWGAKADAEHKQIYLDAIRGIVERCKDRGIRVFICSAAITGQDPDKSEHDFLQTMCDEGMALARSAGAGAIDVQRTMRAIQRKVLAERAGAKEEKEKADLTLHAGDGIHLNDLGQLAMAFAILKGLGGPADVSSATLDAGKAAVVEAKGCRVSNFKGDPTHLEFDRLDEGLPINFGLFGALRFRFVPIPDELNRYMLAVKGLPEGRYEVVADGRSLGSFMADRLDSGVNISSATADGWEPGGPWEAQAWSLNELTDARNDLALAGRTAHHYLPNYPDWDSFRKGADDVNAHIEVLQRTLVRPRPFHFVVRPAGAKKS; encoded by the coding sequence ATGTCGTTCCTCGCCCTGGTCTTGGTCTCGCCCCACGCCGGGGGGGCGGATTTCGCCCTTCGGGACGGCGACACCGTGGTCTTTCTCGGCGACAGCATCACGGCGGCGCGCACCTACGGCAAGGTTGTCGAGAACTACACCCTGCTCCGCTTCCCCGACCGCAAGGTCCGGTTCCTCAACGCGGGCTGGGGTGGGGACACCGCCGCGGGGGGGCTGAAGCGTCTCGACCGCGACGTCTTCGCCCGCGGCGCGACCGTCCTGATCGTCGCCTATGGGGTCAACGACATCGGCTGGGGGGCGAAGGCCGACGCCGAGCACAAGCAGATCTACCTGGACGCGATCCGAGGGATCGTCGAGCGGTGCAAGGATCGCGGGATCCGGGTGTTTATCTGCTCCGCGGCAATCACGGGACAGGACCCGGACAAGAGCGAACATGACTTCCTCCAGACGATGTGCGACGAGGGGATGGCCCTCGCCCGCTCCGCCGGCGCAGGGGCCATCGACGTCCAGCGTACGATGCGCGCCATCCAGCGGAAGGTCCTGGCCGAAAGAGCCGGTGCCAAAGAGGAAAAGGAGAAAGCAGACCTGACGCTGCACGCCGGCGACGGCATCCACCTGAATGACCTCGGGCAACTGGCCATGGCGTTCGCGATCCTCAAGGGCTTGGGCGGCCCTGCCGACGTCTCCTCGGCCACTCTCGATGCAGGTAAGGCCGCGGTCGTCGAGGCGAAGGGGTGCCGAGTGTCGAACTTCAAAGGGGATCCCACGCACCTGGAATTCGACCGCCTGGATGAGGGGCTGCCGATCAACTTCGGCCTCTTCGGTGCCCTCCGATTCCGGTTCGTGCCGATCCCCGACGAGCTGAATCGCTACATGCTGGCGGTGAAGGGGCTTCCGGAAGGCCGGTATGAGGTCGTGGCCGACGGCCGATCGCTCGGGTCGTTCATGGCGGACCGGCTGGATTCGGGCGTGAACATCTCCTCGGCGACGGCCGACGGCTGGGAGCCGGGGGGGCCGTGGGAGGCCCAGGCCTGGAGTCTGAATGAGTTGACGGACGCCCGCAACGACCTCGCCTTGGCGGGACGGACCGCCCACCATTACCTGCCCAATTATCCCGACTGGGACTCGTTCCGGAAGGGGGCCGACGACGTCAACGCCCACATCGAGGTCCTCCAGCGCACGCTCGTGAGACCCAGGCCATTCCACTTCGTGGTGCGGCCCGCCGGGGCGAAGAAGTCTTGA